Proteins encoded together in one Pseudomonas sp. Seg1 window:
- a CDS encoding SOS response-associated peptidase family protein: MCGRLSQYRGIHDFVAVLSIPDALINHVGDAPLARYNAAPTTALAVLHQHDQRIYADNLRWGWRPHWAKDRAAPINARVEKVAHGPFFRAIWRQRLIVPVDNWFEWVDAEDKSRQPWLIRRADHGPVFCAGIGQFPTPGTAPRDDDGFVIITADSAGGMLDIHDRRPVVLCAELAREWLDPATPVERAEQMLLFEGEAAEAFEWHKVDKAVGNARNQGSNLIAQVA; the protein is encoded by the coding sequence ATGTGCGGAAGACTCTCGCAGTACCGTGGCATTCACGACTTCGTCGCGGTGCTGAGCATTCCCGATGCGTTGATCAATCACGTCGGCGACGCGCCGCTGGCTCGCTATAACGCTGCGCCGACTACCGCGCTGGCGGTTCTCCACCAGCACGATCAGCGTATCTACGCCGACAATTTGCGCTGGGGCTGGCGCCCGCATTGGGCGAAGGACCGTGCTGCGCCGATCAACGCCCGAGTGGAGAAAGTCGCCCACGGGCCGTTCTTCCGGGCGATCTGGCGTCAGCGCCTGATCGTGCCTGTCGACAACTGGTTCGAGTGGGTGGACGCAGAGGATAAAAGCCGACAACCGTGGCTGATCCGTCGGGCGGATCACGGGCCGGTTTTCTGCGCTGGAATCGGGCAATTTCCCACACCCGGCACGGCCCCCCGCGACGACGATGGTTTCGTGATCATCACCGCTGACAGTGCCGGCGGCATGCTCGACATTCATGATCGCCGCCCTGTGGTGCTGTGTGCAGAGTTGGCCCGCGAATGGCTCGATCCTGCCACGCCCGTGGAGCGCGCCGAACAAATGCTGCTGTTCGAGGGTGAAGCTGCGGAGGCGTTCGAATGGCACAAAGTCGACAAAGCCGTGGGCAACGCACGCAATCAGGGGTCGAACCTGATTGCCCAGGTTGCCTAA
- a CDS encoding ABC transporter permease: MTSHSKDLPAPLTAPHRQPPIFNPSWQRRLKGLALPLLIVIALEIIVRVGWLPSYQMPAPSEIALTLTDLAEGALWKHIGTSLIRVLLGFAIGAGLALVFAAWVGLSREAEAYLEPTFAALRSIPSLAWVPLLLLWLGIDETSKVVLIAIGAFFPVYVNVVAAIRNIDRKLVEVGHIYGFSRLQLVRRILLPAALPGLFTGLRSGMSLAWMFLVAAELIAATKGLGYLLSDGRETSRPDIVLAAIIVLALLGKLSDGLLAALERRWLRWRDTFTGQAANK; encoded by the coding sequence ATGACCAGTCACAGCAAAGACCTGCCCGCGCCACTCACAGCGCCGCATCGGCAGCCGCCCATTTTTAACCCATCATGGCAGCGCCGACTCAAAGGCCTCGCCCTGCCGCTGCTGATCGTCATTGCGCTGGAAATCATCGTGCGCGTCGGCTGGTTGCCGTCTTATCAGATGCCGGCGCCGAGCGAGATCGCCCTGACCCTCACCGATCTTGCCGAAGGCGCGCTGTGGAAACACATCGGCACCAGCCTGATTCGCGTGCTCCTGGGCTTTGCCATCGGTGCCGGTCTGGCCCTGGTGTTCGCCGCGTGGGTCGGTTTGAGCCGAGAAGCCGAGGCGTATCTGGAGCCGACCTTCGCTGCGCTGCGCTCGATTCCGAGCCTGGCCTGGGTGCCGTTGTTGCTGCTATGGCTGGGCATCGACGAGACCTCAAAAGTTGTCTTGATCGCCATCGGCGCGTTTTTTCCGGTGTACGTCAACGTGGTTGCGGCGATTCGCAACATCGACCGCAAACTGGTCGAGGTCGGCCACATCTACGGCTTCAGCCGCCTGCAACTGGTGCGGCGGATTCTGCTGCCCGCCGCCCTGCCCGGCCTGTTCACGGGACTGCGCAGCGGCATGAGCCTGGCGTGGATGTTCCTCGTCGCCGCCGAACTGATCGCCGCGACCAAAGGACTGGGCTACCTGCTCAGCGACGGTCGCGAAACATCGCGCCCGGACATCGTCCTGGCGGCGATCATCGTCCTCGCCCTGCTCGGCAAACTCAGCGACGGCTTGCTCGCCGCACTGGAACGTCGCTGGCTGAGATGGCGCGACACGTTCACCGGTCAGGCCGCCAATAAGTGA
- a CDS encoding aliphatic sulfonate ABC transporter substrate-binding protein translates to MKLSLPFSRLKTLLAASAMALSLQPLAQAAETAPAEVHLDYAYYSPVSLVLKHFGFLEKALPQSKVSWVLSQGSNRSLEYLNSGGVDFASSASLAAVLSRANGSPIKSVYVYSRAEWTALVVRKDSPYQSIADLKGKKIAATKGTDPYLFTLRSLQQAGLKKDDVELVHLQHPDGRTALEKGDVDAWAGLDPHMAASQVQAGSRLLYRNPAFNSYGVVSVTEQYAKEHPQTIDTVIKAYEQAREWALKNPDEFAALLAKESGLPLDVAKLQLSRTDLSSPQLTANDVVASKAAAPILVSEELVRRGVNVDQVINQLLDSGVQQAVARQ, encoded by the coding sequence ATGAAATTGTCATTGCCCTTTTCCCGTCTCAAAACACTGCTCGCCGCCAGCGCAATGGCACTGAGCCTGCAACCGCTGGCCCAGGCCGCCGAAACCGCTCCGGCGGAAGTACACCTGGACTACGCCTATTACTCCCCGGTCAGCCTGGTGCTTAAACATTTCGGCTTCCTCGAAAAAGCCCTACCGCAGAGCAAAGTCAGCTGGGTGCTGAGCCAGGGCAGCAATCGCTCATTGGAGTACCTCAATAGCGGCGGCGTCGATTTCGCCTCCAGCGCCAGCCTCGCCGCCGTGCTGAGCCGCGCCAATGGCAGCCCGATCAAATCGGTGTACGTTTACAGCCGCGCTGAATGGACTGCGCTGGTCGTGCGCAAAGACTCGCCGTACCAGAGCATCGCCGACCTCAAGGGCAAGAAGATCGCCGCGACCAAAGGCACCGACCCGTATCTGTTTACCCTACGCAGCCTGCAACAGGCCGGGCTGAAAAAGGACGACGTGGAATTGGTGCACCTGCAACATCCGGACGGCCGCACCGCGCTGGAAAAAGGCGATGTCGACGCCTGGGCCGGCCTCGATCCGCACATGGCCGCCAGCCAGGTGCAGGCGGGTTCGCGCCTGTTGTATCGCAACCCGGCGTTCAACAGTTACGGCGTGGTCAGCGTTACCGAGCAGTACGCCAAGGAACATCCGCAGACCATCGACACGGTGATCAAGGCTTACGAACAGGCCCGCGAATGGGCGCTGAAAAACCCTGATGAGTTCGCCGCCCTGCTCGCCAAAGAGTCGGGACTGCCGCTGGACGTGGCCAAACTGCAGCTGTCGCGTACCGACTTGAGCAGCCCGCAACTGACCGCCAATGATGTCGTCGCCTCGAAAGCGGCCGCGCCGATTCTGGTCTCCGAAGAACTGGTGCGCCGTGGCGTGAATGTCGATCAAGTCATCAACCAGTTGCTCGACAGCGGTGTGCAGCAAGCCGTCGCCCGCCAGTAA
- a CDS encoding ABC transporter substrate-binding protein: MKLSRFLRCALTAALFASPLSYAAEPLVLHVGDQNYYNIRASVEASGVLKDAPYTVDWKHFQAAAPLAEALQTGAIDLGFLGDSGFLFLAAKQAPVKLIGVSRQNPDTIALLVPKDSPVKTIADLKGKKVAYWPGAWSQQLTLRALEQGGLPENYVDFVKLMPIDAAAALPQGSIDAFPVWEPYISQQIVFSGARPILTAKNLMPGLSAIAASTPSIDSKREAIADFLGRLKQARAWVDSHTDEYADLWAKKANLDQEVSRHWLRQAHMTVGPVDQQAATDLQSTADFLFKVKALPSPLATAGIIDSSFQQALAH, encoded by the coding sequence ATGAAGCTCTCCCGTTTCCTCCGTTGCGCGTTGACCGCTGCGCTGTTTGCGTCGCCGCTTTCCTACGCTGCCGAGCCTTTGGTCCTGCATGTCGGTGACCAGAACTACTACAACATTCGCGCTTCGGTGGAAGCTTCCGGTGTGTTGAAAGACGCGCCTTACACCGTGGACTGGAAACATTTCCAGGCGGCTGCACCGTTGGCGGAGGCTTTGCAAACCGGTGCGATTGATCTGGGATTCCTCGGCGATTCCGGTTTTCTGTTTCTGGCAGCGAAGCAAGCGCCGGTGAAGTTGATCGGCGTCTCCCGACAAAACCCCGACACGATTGCCTTGCTGGTGCCCAAGGATTCTCCGGTGAAAACCATCGCCGACCTCAAGGGCAAGAAAGTCGCCTATTGGCCCGGCGCCTGGAGCCAGCAATTGACCTTGCGCGCATTGGAGCAGGGTGGCCTGCCGGAGAATTACGTCGACTTCGTCAAACTGATGCCAATTGATGCCGCTGCCGCTTTGCCGCAAGGCAGCATCGACGCCTTTCCGGTGTGGGAACCGTACATTTCCCAGCAGATTGTCTTCTCTGGCGCTCGACCAATTCTCACGGCGAAGAATCTGATGCCGGGGCTCAGCGCGATCGCGGCTTCAACCCCTTCCATTGATAGCAAACGTGAAGCGATCGCCGATTTTCTCGGACGTTTGAAGCAAGCGCGGGCCTGGGTCGATAGCCATACCGATGAGTACGCCGACCTGTGGGCGAAGAAAGCCAATCTCGATCAGGAGGTTTCGCGGCACTGGTTGCGCCAGGCGCACATGACGGTCGGGCCGGTGGATCAACAGGCGGCCACGGATCTGCAAAGCACCGCAGACTTCCTGTTTAAAGTGAAAGCGCTACCGTCTCCGCTGGCCACGGCGGGGATTATCGACAGCTCCTTTCAGCAGGCACTGGCTCACTGA
- a CDS encoding polysaccharide deacetylase family protein, translating to MTSGFRLLCAAAMVLGLAGCIAAPIEMTAQTETRLKVQAPVRFLLTFDDGPSASSFWNPSATVLDSLKDNPVQPGIKAVFFVQTRAPRAGNSDIGRGIMRREFAEGHILAFHTATHWHTNHRSLDPQELEESLTNGTADIAAITGAPPTLLRPPFWNYDKSTFAAYQQHGLHVLLTDLSANDGKIWGFNASPRRRANMLRQLSEVRERIALGQFPTVDGVIPVVVTFHDLNRYTARHTREYLQILLDSAAATGVRLADKPFYDDHADLERAALARTVEKSSEPVQLPGIWNWIWDHDAH from the coding sequence ATGACATCCGGATTCAGACTTCTTTGTGCAGCGGCCATGGTGTTGGGGTTGGCCGGCTGCATCGCCGCGCCCATCGAAATGACCGCACAAACCGAAACACGCCTGAAGGTTCAAGCCCCCGTGCGTTTTCTGCTGACGTTCGATGACGGCCCAAGCGCTTCGAGTTTCTGGAACCCGTCGGCCACCGTACTCGACAGTCTCAAGGACAATCCTGTGCAGCCGGGCATCAAAGCGGTGTTCTTTGTCCAGACCCGTGCGCCCCGGGCCGGCAACAGCGATATCGGCCGCGGCATCATGCGTCGAGAGTTTGCCGAGGGGCACATTCTCGCTTTCCACACCGCGACTCACTGGCACACCAATCACCGATCGCTCGATCCTCAAGAGCTCGAAGAGTCGCTGACCAACGGCACAGCGGACATCGCCGCCATCACTGGTGCGCCACCGACGTTGTTGCGTCCGCCGTTCTGGAACTACGACAAAAGTACATTCGCTGCCTATCAACAGCATGGGCTGCACGTGTTACTCACCGATTTGAGCGCCAATGACGGCAAGATCTGGGGCTTCAATGCCAGTCCGCGCCGGCGGGCAAACATGCTGCGGCAGTTATCGGAGGTTCGTGAGCGCATTGCGCTGGGGCAATTTCCGACCGTCGATGGCGTGATTCCGGTGGTGGTGACGTTTCACGACCTCAACCGTTACACCGCGCGGCACACTCGCGAATACTTGCAGATCCTTCTCGATAGTGCGGCGGCCACAGGTGTGAGGCTGGCGGACAAGCCTTTCTACGATGATCACGCCGATCTGGAACGGGCCGCGTTGGCGCGTACCGTGGAAAAAAGCTCGGAGCCAGTGCAGCTGCCGGGTATCTGGAACTGGATTTGGGATCACGACGCGCACTGA
- a CDS encoding DUF1652 domain-containing protein, producing MLAIAEICRIVESGFPAFKCDCVPSTQGLLQIKVYEPESGRVELLLNGVSPEHLVTIRDISNFIGELRTEMSAGRRAFAG from the coding sequence ATGCTTGCCATTGCCGAGATTTGCCGCATCGTCGAATCCGGGTTTCCGGCGTTCAAGTGCGACTGCGTTCCCTCCACGCAGGGGCTGCTGCAGATCAAGGTGTATGAGCCAGAAAGCGGACGCGTCGAATTGCTGCTCAATGGCGTTTCCCCGGAGCACCTCGTCACCATCCGTGACATTTCCAACTTCATTGGTGAGTTGCGCACGGAAATGAGCGCGGGTCGCCGGGCGTTCGCCGGTTAG
- a CDS encoding NUDIX hydrolase has protein sequence MKVRATVICEQDRHILLVRKPRCRWTLPGGKVEPGETRADAAVRELQEETGLNADEMLYLMELESGGTRHHVYEASVLNIDQVRPQNEIIDCIWHPLNAVCNLNTSDATLRIVQAFQRRL, from the coding sequence ATGAAAGTACGTGCCACCGTCATTTGCGAACAGGATCGACATATTCTCCTGGTGCGCAAACCCCGCTGCCGCTGGACATTGCCCGGCGGCAAGGTCGAGCCCGGGGAAACCCGAGCCGATGCCGCCGTACGCGAATTGCAGGAAGAGACCGGCCTGAATGCCGACGAAATGTTGTATCTGATGGAACTGGAAAGCGGTGGCACGCGGCATCACGTCTACGAGGCATCAGTGCTGAACATTGATCAGGTGCGCCCGCAAAATGAAATTATCGACTGCATCTGGCACCCGCTGAATGCGGTGTGCAACCTCAACACCAGTGATGCGACATTGCGCATCGTCCAGGCATTTCAACGGCGTTTATGA
- a CDS encoding DUF2188 domain-containing protein: MSIAMLNKMHMNGYDVLSVNNGPWRVCTQGDRLASFASREEALAYAAALPGYQKRSKCAQSHKAS; the protein is encoded by the coding sequence GTGAGCATTGCGATGCTGAACAAGATGCACATGAACGGTTATGACGTGCTCAGCGTGAACAACGGCCCATGGCGGGTGTGCACCCAGGGTGATCGGCTGGCGTCATTTGCCAGCAGAGAAGAGGCGCTGGCCTACGCGGCCGCACTTCCCGGTTACCAAAAACGCTCGAAGTGTGCGCAAAGTCACAAGGCCAGTTGA
- a CDS encoding Rrf2 family transcriptional regulator — MSLYSAGVEYGIHCLAFLVGNGGDTREASVRDLAELQGVPVEYLAKIFTRLAKSKLVVASEGVRGGFSLARPADEITLLDIVKAIDGRKNIFECRDIRGRCALFEGKPPEWATEGTCSIHAAMMTAQQRMEEALAQQTILDIARKVGRKAPAEFGQQVEDWIQDRREKKGNFATIPLTDISD; from the coding sequence ATGTCTCTTTACAGCGCAGGCGTCGAATACGGCATTCATTGCCTGGCATTTCTGGTCGGTAACGGCGGCGATACTCGTGAGGCCAGCGTGCGTGACCTCGCCGAACTGCAGGGCGTGCCGGTGGAATATCTGGCGAAAATCTTCACCAGACTGGCCAAGAGCAAACTGGTGGTGGCGTCCGAAGGTGTACGCGGTGGGTTCAGCCTGGCGCGCCCGGCCGATGAAATCACCCTGCTCGATATCGTCAAAGCGATCGATGGGCGCAAGAACATTTTCGAATGTCGCGACATCCGTGGACGTTGCGCCCTGTTTGAAGGCAAGCCGCCAGAATGGGCCACCGAAGGCACCTGCTCGATCCACGCCGCGATGATGACCGCACAGCAACGCATGGAAGAGGCCCTCGCCCAACAGACCATTCTCGACATCGCCAGAAAGGTCGGGCGCAAGGCACCAGCAGAATTTGGCCAACAGGTGGAAGACTGGATTCAGGATCGACGCGAGAAAAAAGGCAACTTCGCGACCATCCCTTTGACCGACATTTCCGACTGA
- a CDS encoding NAD(P)/FAD-dependent oxidoreductase, with product MKQQILVIGAGFGGMWSALSATRLVDLHGRNDVEITVLAPQAELRVRPRFYEPNAHQLAAPLHELFEAVGVHFIKGAAQAIDVAEQTVGYTDQSGQKQTFHYDKLVLASGSGLAQSATPGVAQYAFDVDQIEAAIRLEAHLKALKDLPDSKARNTVVVAGGGFTGIETATEMPTRLRAILGEQADINVILVDRGQKIGASMGEEISKSIVEASEELGVAWRLGVSIQSVDADGVTLSDGQHIEAKTVIWTTGVRASSLTEQIPAERDKQGRLHVDAHLKVIGQDDIFATGDVAYAATDDIGNYALMTCQHAISLGRHAGNNVAAQILGVDPTPYSQPKYVTCLDLGAWGAVYTEGWDRQVKLVKQEGKALKTQINTQWIYPPVADRASALAAADPMIPVA from the coding sequence ATGAAGCAGCAGATTCTGGTTATCGGCGCAGGTTTTGGCGGCATGTGGTCGGCATTGAGTGCTACGCGTCTGGTCGACCTTCATGGCCGCAACGACGTTGAAATCACCGTTCTCGCGCCTCAGGCGGAGCTGCGTGTACGTCCGCGATTTTATGAGCCGAACGCTCATCAACTGGCTGCACCGTTGCATGAACTGTTCGAAGCAGTCGGCGTTCACTTCATCAAGGGTGCGGCGCAAGCCATCGATGTGGCAGAACAAACCGTCGGTTACACCGATCAGTCGGGTCAGAAACAGACGTTCCACTACGACAAACTCGTTCTGGCCAGCGGCAGTGGTCTGGCGCAGTCGGCGACACCGGGCGTCGCGCAATACGCATTCGACGTCGATCAGATCGAAGCGGCGATTCGTCTCGAAGCACACCTCAAAGCCCTGAAAGACCTCCCTGACAGCAAGGCGCGCAACACGGTAGTAGTTGCGGGCGGTGGTTTTACCGGTATTGAAACCGCGACAGAAATGCCGACGCGCCTGCGCGCAATCCTCGGCGAACAGGCCGACATTAACGTCATCCTCGTTGATCGCGGGCAGAAGATCGGTGCTTCGATGGGTGAAGAAATCAGCAAGTCCATCGTCGAGGCCAGCGAGGAGCTGGGCGTTGCATGGCGTCTCGGTGTGTCGATACAGTCGGTTGATGCCGACGGCGTGACGCTGTCGGACGGTCAGCATATCGAGGCGAAAACCGTCATCTGGACCACGGGCGTACGCGCCAGCTCGCTCACCGAGCAAATCCCGGCCGAGCGTGATAAACAAGGGCGCTTGCACGTCGATGCGCACCTGAAAGTCATCGGTCAGGACGACATTTTTGCCACCGGCGACGTCGCCTACGCCGCCACCGACGACATCGGCAATTACGCGCTGATGACTTGCCAGCATGCGATCTCGTTGGGTCGTCACGCCGGCAACAACGTCGCGGCGCAGATTCTCGGTGTCGACCCGACGCCGTACAGCCAGCCGAAATACGTCACCTGCCTGGACCTCGGTGCCTGGGGCGCGGTGTACACCGAAGGCTGGGACCGTCAGGTGAAACTGGTTAAACAGGAAGGCAAGGCGTTGAAGACCCAGATCAACACGCAATGGATCTATCCGCCTGTGGCTGATCGTGCAAGCGCGCTGGCGGCAGCGGACCCGATGATTCCTGTGGCGTAA
- a CDS encoding DUF6338 family protein: MDDLVKEVIPLLQYLIPGFLSTWIFYSLTAFRRPDTFGQIVQALIFTFVIQGAVSGIGGICLWVGTKGISVGPWSAKAETLWALVVSISLGLFFCRLATSGKLHGWLSGRNLTKQSSYPSEWFSTFAQHHRLVTLHLTDDRRLFGWPAEWPPESAKGQFVMQNPRWLKSDGTVASFGAEYLVIDSAKVQWVEFSPLSGGST; encoded by the coding sequence ATGGATGATCTGGTGAAAGAGGTAATTCCGCTGTTGCAGTACTTGATTCCCGGGTTTCTATCGACCTGGATTTTTTACTCGCTCACAGCGTTCAGGCGACCGGATACATTTGGTCAGATTGTGCAGGCTTTGATTTTTACGTTTGTGATTCAAGGAGCTGTGTCGGGGATCGGAGGGATATGTTTGTGGGTAGGGACCAAAGGCATCTCAGTTGGTCCGTGGAGTGCCAAGGCAGAAACACTGTGGGCTCTGGTTGTTTCAATCTCGCTCGGTCTGTTTTTCTGTCGCCTCGCCACCAGTGGCAAGTTGCACGGGTGGTTGAGTGGCAGAAATCTGACGAAACAATCTTCCTACCCCAGTGAGTGGTTCAGCACGTTCGCGCAGCATCATCGTCTGGTCACACTGCATTTGACCGATGATAGACGCCTTTTCGGCTGGCCCGCAGAGTGGCCTCCCGAGTCCGCCAAAGGTCAGTTTGTGATGCAGAACCCCAGATGGTTGAAAAGTGATGGAACCGTGGCGTCTTTTGGCGCTGAGTATTTGGTGATAGATTCCGCGAAGGTCCAATGGGTTGAATTCAGCCCGCTATCAGGGGGTTCGACATGA
- a CDS encoding LysR substrate-binding domain-containing protein: MNPRTLTPSMSLLLAFEAAARHESYTRAAHELSLTQSAVSRQVQILEKMLGMRLFNREGRKVVLTDVGRMYQRELAEALGQIRSATLQAMAFGSGIHSLRLATLPTFGSKWLLPRLKDFYTAHPGMTVHLHSRIEAIDFDTSEIDAAICVGGGEWPGLTSLPLHTEELVVIASAQLSAAERNDAEQHIAGQLLLNVSSNAQAWAEWFSHHGLPHRSMRIGPSFEMTSHLIQAVRANIGVGLVPRILVEDELLNGELLQLGEPITSRRSYYLVYPPRNEALPSLKAFRDWLVETV, from the coding sequence ATGAATCCGCGAACGCTCACCCCTTCCATGTCGTTACTGCTCGCCTTCGAGGCTGCCGCTCGCCATGAAAGTTACACCCGCGCCGCCCACGAACTGTCGTTGACGCAAAGCGCGGTCAGCCGTCAGGTACAGATTCTCGAAAAGATGCTCGGCATGCGCCTGTTCAATCGCGAAGGGCGCAAAGTCGTGCTGACAGATGTCGGGCGCATGTATCAGCGCGAACTGGCTGAAGCCCTTGGGCAAATCCGCAGTGCCACGCTGCAAGCAATGGCGTTCGGTTCCGGCATCCACAGTTTGCGCCTGGCGACATTACCGACCTTCGGTTCGAAGTGGCTGCTGCCGCGCCTCAAGGATTTCTACACCGCGCACCCGGGCATGACCGTGCACCTGCATTCGCGTATCGAAGCCATCGACTTCGACACCAGCGAAATCGACGCGGCGATTTGCGTTGGAGGGGGTGAATGGCCAGGGCTGACATCGCTGCCCTTGCACACCGAGGAACTGGTGGTGATCGCCAGTGCGCAATTGTCGGCCGCTGAGCGCAACGACGCCGAGCAGCACATCGCCGGGCAATTGCTGCTCAATGTCAGCAGCAATGCTCAGGCGTGGGCCGAATGGTTCAGCCATCACGGTTTGCCGCACCGCAGCATGCGCATCGGCCCGAGCTTTGAAATGACCTCGCATTTGATTCAGGCCGTGCGGGCCAACATTGGCGTGGGCCTGGTGCCGCGAATTCTGGTCGAAGATGAGTTGCTCAACGGTGAGTTGCTGCAACTGGGCGAGCCGATCACCAGCCGGCGCAGCTATTACCTGGTGTATCCGCCACGCAATGAAGCGTTGCCGTCGTTGAAGGCGTTTCGGGATTGGTTGGTGGAGACGGTTTGA